TCGCCTTAAGGTACTTAGGCGAGGGAAGTCAAGTTAAGTTCTTAGATCCAAAATACATGAAATAAGAGAGGAAAAGATCCTCTCTCAAACTCAAAGCTTGATAACTTTATTCGGCTGCACAAGACAAAGGTCGGTCTCGGGTATAAATGAACAAATTGAGATGGGCCGGTTCGGGTAGTTATGGATCCGGAAACCCGAATCCGATTAACTGGCGCTGAaacccatatatatttcaCTAACCGATTAACTGGTTCGGGTAGTTCTGAGCTCTCGCTTGCTTCActccctcttcttctctctcgaCCCAGTTGCGCTTCCGCTTCTACGAACCAAGGCCAACAGTGGTTTACCCCCCAAACCCTAAATTGAGGTGATTTCTAGGGTTCATTTGTTCTAATTTTCTTCGCAATTagttatcattttttttttgcaaagaTGAATTATAGTTCCTGTATTTGGAATAAGAGTAACTTTTTGAATTGTTATAAGAGTAGTTCATATTGGTCATGTAGGAATTGTGATGTCTGTGAGATTTACATTGTAGTTAGTACTGTTGATGCGAGACATGTCTGCATGTGATGGGTTTCGATGGATGGAATCTTGAAAGCTTGTGGATTCTGGGACTTGATGTTTGATCCTGTAGATTCATAAGAACTGAGAAGTACAATATATCTGTTTGAGGACTGAAATTGACTGCATTGCGATTAATAGTGCATGGTTTTTGTAAGTGTTCAATTTGTTGGCTTTATATTGATGGTGACAATTTAGCTTTTTGGGGATGGGCCTTGTGTTTGATAGGCGTTGATTTTGCATCTGATTTTGCTTGTTGACATTGTTAGATGTGTTGTGTGGTTTTCTATTTCATCTGCTTGGTTGTATGTGCGTTTATCTGCTGTGGTGAGTTGATGCAAACAATGTCAATTCAATGACAGGTTGAGGTTGGAATTTAGTTTCATATGAAGATATTATATGCTTTGAGATTTTGGTACGGTGTAGTATGAAATGAGACCACCTTTAGTCAAGCTGTTAATTGATTCAAGATGCAATAATTGGATCTGTTTAAGGTTGTAAAGCTGCAAGTGACCAACAATAACATCTAGAATAAGGACTGCAGTGTGATGCTAGATAGATGCTTCTCTAAGTTTTAATAGCTTGGTAATGGTAAGGATAATATGCTGAGCTTTCAGCTTTGTGATGCAGGAGAAATAGACAATAACTGTAGGCTTGGTTGTTTAATCACTCTTACAGAAAGGGGAATTAGAATATGGTTGTTATGAGAAGGATAGAACTAGTAGGGTTTCTAGGCATCACACCAAATGTTAGGTTGCATCACACAAACCTGGCGAGAAAGCAAAGCTCTCAAATTCTATTAACCCAATTCTTCCTAGCAAAAGACTACAAAGGTAGAGAAGACTCTAGAACTATTAGGATCAAGTAATCAATAAGATTAATGCAAATCCTAATAAGGAAAGCTCTCGCATTTCGATTAACTCAAATCCTAGCAAAAGACTACAAAGGTAGAGACGCTAAAATGTTAGAACTATTAGGATCAAGTAATCCATAAGATTAAAGCAAATCCTAATAAGggttaaaaaaaacactttgCAAATCTGGACATAAAATATTCTGCTCGTATTCTTCGTCATATTATCATTATCTTTTAATCCAACTATTTAGTATGTCAAAGATTAGTTGTGCACCATGTCCTTATTTTGAAGTAGTTCTCTTCTGTTGGAACTGTATTCAGTAGTTTGGTCAACTGACTGGAATTAGCTTCTTATCATATTTAGATATTTACTTGCTGTTGCACATGGAGGCTTCAGAAGAACAGTATGCTGAATTTGAGGAGAAGGTGAAAAGAACTGTTTACCTTGACAACCTCTCCCCACAGGTCAATGAATCGATTGTCAAACAAGCTCTGGATCAGTTTGGGAATGTGAAAAGTGTTCAGTTTATTCCAAATTACTTAGGATCAAAGAACATGCAACAGTGTGCACTGATTGAGATGGAGAACCAAACACAGGTTAATGCCGTTGTCTCAGACATAACAGAGCAGCCTTTCATGATTGGGGGGATGCCAAGGCCTGTGAGGGCACGTAAGGCTAAAATGGAAATGTTTGATGATCGTCCTGTGAAGCCTGGTAGAACGATAGAGGTGCGTTGGGTGGAGCCTGATGAACCTGATTTTGAGGTGGCAAAGAAACTGAAGGAGCTTGCTAAATTTCATGCTGCAGACACTGAATTTTTGCTCAAGGAGCAACTGGAGGATGAAGAGAAACTTGAAAAGCAGCAACAGGAATCCCTCAAAGTAACACACAAGAAGTATAAAACGGTAGATGGTGTGTTAGCCGATGGAACTCTTAAGCAATTGGGTCGTGGTTATCATCTTCCAGTTGGAGATGATTGAATTCGAGGGTAAGTAGTCTTCGTTCCTCAACcttggttttggtttctgtAGATGAATTAACTCAGAGGCAATGACCTTATTAGGTGTATGTGGCCTTTAGTTTGTCTTTTGACTTGTATTATTTAATGGTTGATAAGCTAGCTTTATATGTCCCAGAGAAAACCCAGCTCTCTCAAACCTTCTAATTTACCAGTTATCAGAACCCAAGTGTTTTGGTGAAAAGGAGGCAACAATTATTGTTTTAGCTTCATTTTTAACACAGAAGGAAAAATTACTACATAGTGTTGCATGTTCCAAGTTTCTAACACAGAATACAAGTTCCAACTCCCCAAAATATGTGAAGTTCACATTGTCTGTCAGCAGAGACTACTAATAACCTAAGCAAGGTTATGGTCTCGACCCAATGCCCCAGAGACCAGTGTAGCCGGAAACACAGACGCTATAGCACCGGATCGGAAATCATCACTTCATTAGTGACGATCAATTCTTCCCTTCTGCTTCCATCACTTTGACACTAACTGAAATCACTAGCTATTTAGGGTGCAACATTTTAGTTGGAGCATGTTTTACTGAACAAAAGTTTCACAAGTGAGTATGAGCCAACTTTTATGGAAACTTGTGAGTCAGAAATGAATGTCTTTCTTAATATGTAGACTGTCAAATAAAGAAATTCTGATCGACTAAGAATTTAGAAGATGTAAGATACTGGTCTTATGTGATTTTGTGAGTCGaacttaacaaaaaaaaaa
This is a stretch of genomic DNA from Argentina anserina chromosome 4, drPotAnse1.1, whole genome shotgun sequence. It encodes these proteins:
- the LOC126789945 gene encoding uncharacterized protein LOC126789945: MEASEEQYAEFEEKVKRTVYLDNLSPQVNESIVKQALDQFGNVKSVQFIPNYLGSKNMQQCALIEMENQTQVNAVVSDITEQPFMIGGMPRPVRARKAKMEMFDDRPVKPGRTIEVRWVEPDEPDFEVAKKLKELAKFHAADTEFLLKEQLEDEEKLEKQQQESLKVTHKKYKTVDGVLADGTLKQLGRGYHLPVGDD